The Dasypus novemcinctus isolate mDasNov1 chromosome 2, mDasNov1.1.hap2, whole genome shotgun sequence genome contains the following window.
GCAGATTTTGTATAAGTTTTCAAAAAACATTTCACTGCATGATGCTCATGACCACTTCTTTTTCTATCATAAATTTCTAAACAAGTTTGGGGGTTAAAGAAACATACCTCCTGCATGATAAACCAAGTATTTCTTCAGGGTACATTAGGTAATAAAAGTGGCCTTAAGGCATTCAGAGTTCCAGAGTGTCTAGTATCATTAGAAAGCAAATGTGATTACACCGTCAATGTGCAAACAATGCTGCTTACCTAAGATTGTCAAACTTGTCGTAAATCATGTTAATTTCTACAAAGACCTTGTACTCCAAGAGACATGTGACTCTGATAACACTTACGAGCATAAGTAATGTGTTTAGCAGCCAAAACTTGTTTTTCCCATAGCACTACAAAAACGAACAGAGGCAATCTCTTTAGCAATTGCCTGTAATGCATCACATACTGGTTTAAtgcttattaaataataaaattacttatcttaaaacacacacacacacaactgaatGGAGTTAGGGAGGGAAATGCACCCAAGTCACTTACTATCTTTGATCTGGGTGTTCCGTATGGGGAAAAATGATACCTGTCTCATGGAATTGTGAAGACCAAAAGATGCAAAGCATCTCTCATTTAGAACGGTGCTGTTCCCTTAATCCGATTTGGTGAAGCGTTTGCAATTACACTGGCAAGAAATTTACCTTGTGCCAAACAAGTATAGACAGCACCGGCCCTGCACAGAGCATTGCACTAAGACGCTAGTATTATTTAACTGGAAAATGGCCGCTAGAGAATGGCCACAGTTCACGGTAGCTCACCACTAAGCTCACTTGATGTGGGTGTCTCTATTGCGAGCTCGCATGGCTTTGGCTACTGATAGCTTTAGGATCTAGGCATGGTTCTGGGAGGAGGAGAAACTACGACGAGGTTTTCAGAaagtttctctctcctgtttcccaAGAGGAAATGCTCCTGAGATATATAAAGGGAAAccatgagggaagcggatgtgcctcaagtgatagggcctccgcctaccatatggaggacccgggttcgatccctggggactcctggtgaaagagaagtgtgcttgcatggtgagtcagtgcccacgtggtgagccgagtgcccgcgcagtgagccaagCGCCCatacagcaagccgagtgcccacgtgggtgcctgtgtggtgacTGATGCCCATGCaggtgcccacgtggcaagctgagtacttgcatggtgagccaagtgcccatgcaagtgcccgtgtggcgagctgagtgacTGCGTGAGCGCCCATGTGGTGGGCCAATGCCTgcgcaaatgagtcatgcagcaagatgacagcacaacaaaagagagacgaagggaagaatcaaggtgaagcgcagcagagaccaggaactgaggtggctcaactgacaaGGAACcgctctccacattagaggtccccaggatggaatcatggtgaatcctacaggagaaagatgagaagacaaaaaaagaggaaaagatagagaaggtcacacagtgaatgtccacagatagcaaaaacagcaggatgggggaaggggagagggaggaggagaagaaaaagagggaaaccaTGACAAGTGTTCTCTTGATTGCTAAAGCAGTGAAGATACTATACCCCTATTTTTTTAGAAGGGGAGGGAgcaaggagggaggagaggcagCCAAAGATGGTAAGCATAAAAGATATTAATTTTGGCTAAATGAATTTTAAACCATATTTAATGACTAAAGTTTCATGAATTAGAAGGTAGTAtgttttccttccctctctggAAATCATTTGGGTGACTATAAAAGATATCCTGAGTCattattagattaaaaaaaagaactattaaaAAGCTGAGTGGTTCTAGGTTGCAGTCTGGAAACTAAGCATTAGCTCTGATGGGCCTAAGTTTTTGTGTAAAAACAAATTGAATTGCACCGGTAAAGTGATATTCATTTGGGACTAAGagtacagcaaaaaaaaaaaaagctctcagTGTCCACTTTAGGACTTTTCTCAATTACACtctgacaattaaaaaaaaaaaagtgtgtgtgtaggtatgtgTGAAGATCCTTCaatttgtttcattatttctACAATGAACTAATCcactggattatgtttttaagtaCACAATTTAGACCATGTACATTTAGGTACATTTCTATGTACCTAAGACTATTATTTCTATGTCATAATTACATTAGAATTTCTTGGCCAACCAAGTGTGTATTTGTTCAAGGTGCCCAAGTACTGGGTAGAGAGCAGCAGCATTTGCAGGGGTAGATGAATGGCAGGTTCCTCTGTAAACACTGTCAGTTACAAGAAGGAAGGACTTTTAGAGGAGGCTAAGTAAAGTGAAATCATTTCTCTTCCACCAGTCTTTTTAGCTCTCATTTACTATCATTACCTTAAGCCtcatgccaaagacaaagactaGAAAAGGCCAAATCAGCCAGGGTGACACCTGCTGAGATGGACATGGTTACCCTCCCCAGGAGCCCCACAGACAGAGGGATCAGACAGCAACAGGGCCACAAGAGACCCAAAAGGAAACCGTAAAGACTGGCAACAGCAAGGGATGTTATCAGCtacattcttctttcttttctccataaGCAAAAATACCAAATAATAGTACTTCAAAGTTGAAGGTGGAACACAAAGGTGTATCTGTTAATTTGTCCAATTAACAAAAAAGGGCCcttttaacaaattatttttaaaactttgccaTAAAATAAGGGTGAATTTTTCATATCAATGAAAAGATGAAGATTTTTCAAATAGGAAAACAGGTAGATATCTGGAAAAATAAATCTGTATTGCTACCTTACTCCTTGCACCACAATACATTCTAGGTAACAATGAAACCATGAAAGACATACTAGAAacatgagatttaaaaaaataatctcagAGTGGGGAAGACCCTTTGCAGTTATGAAGGAAACCCAGAATCCATAAAATACTGACATATATACCatgtaaaacttaaaatttgCACATGGAaaatttcacacacacaaaattaacaTATTATAGAAAAGGACTAATTTCCCTAACAGAGTATTTACAAGTCAAGAGTACAGAACAAAATGCAAcagggggaagcaggtgtggagcaagtgattgagctcccggctatcatgtgggaggtcctggattcggtttcCGGGGCCACCTGGAGAAAACAAGcaggacagcgagctggcacaatgggcaggcatggtgcactgacgcaacaagaagacaaaagaggaaagacaatgagagacacaacaaagcagggagccgaggtggctcaagcgattgagtgcctatctcccacgtgagaggtcccaggtttggttcctggtgcctcctaaaaagatgagcagacgcaGAGAGCAAAGAGCAAATAGAGAGAGCAGaaagtgagcacaaacaatgggggggggggggagataaataaatgcaGTAGGAATATAAGCAAACATAAACAGACAATTCATAACCTTTagttttaaaatccagaatatataaagaaatctttcaacttaacaaaaagaaaaccaaccaattaaaaaatgggccaaagatctgaataaacatctttccaaagaagatatacacatgaccagaaagcacatgaaatgagGCTTAacgtcattagccatcagggaaatatgcaaatcaaaatcacaatgaaatactctttcacacccattagaatggctactgttaaCAACGAAACAAAAAATATCAAGTCTTGGAGAGAATGCAGATAAATAGGAATAATCATTCttgctggtagcaatgtaaaatggtgcagccaccaagacagtttggcagttcctcaaaaaactaagtatagaactgtCATCAATGACCTTGCAATCCCACTACCAGGTATATGCCCAAAaggattgaaagcagagacttgaacaggAATTTGCATACGAacgttcatggtggcattattcacaattgtcaaagcATGGAAGGAACGCAAGTGTCCATCCACTGACGAAtgaataaacagaatgtggtatatacatacacaattGACTattagtcataaaaagaaatgaagtcctgatacatgtgacaccaacatggatgaacctggatgacatggtgttgagtgaaataagtcacacACGAAAGGACAAAAGTTGTATgctctcactgatttgaaacaattagaatatgcaaacccatagtcagaatctagaatataggttatgagGGGACAGTATGGGGACAGGGAATGGGacattaaggcttaaaatgtgcaggaatgcacattaaaatttggaatgatggaaatgttttagtaaaggatggtggtaagggtagcccaacattgtgaacataTTCTACAGCACCGAAATATcggaatatgattaaaaggggaaatgttggaTCGTATATATGGTaactgaacaacaacaaaattccatggaactacactacacagtgaaccctaagttaaatcaggAGGTAAAGGGCAATTCacaggggaaaaaatacaaatggttttAAATATACAGTATGTTAAACTTCACtcagaagaaaaatacaaaaaccacAGGATTAAACTTTTCACCTTTCAGATTGTAAAGATCAAACAGTTGGTCAGGGTATAGGGAAATAAGAAGTTATAAATTGGTAAAAATGTATTTAGAGGGCAATTCATCACCTACTCTAAATATACACACTGATCGATTCAGCAACTTCCCCTCTAGGAATGCATTCTATAAATGTATATAGACACAAAGATGTATCTATATAAAAGGACTTTCACTGTGGCTGGTTCACAGTAGCAAAAGACTGGAAACTACCTAACTGATCCAAATTAAGAAAATAACGGTGGCACtctcatacaatggaatgctattacAGCTATAAGAGGAATGAAGCAGCTCTGGATCGACTTATATGTTTCAATATATAAGATTTACCATATAAGAGAAAATCCAAGGGTCAAGAATAGTATAGCTATTtatgagaaaaaaggaaagggatgTACTCATATACTCATATATGctacagcagtggttctcaaggGTAGACCTGGGACTAGCAGCAGCAGCGGCCATCACcagggaacttgttagaaatgcaactTATTGGGTACCACCCAGacctgaatcagaaactctggggataGAGAAGCaaactgtgtttgtttttttaaagaatttttaatctattatttatttctctccccttcccctccaccattttctgctctctgtgtctattagctgtgtgttcttctgtgtccacttgcattcttgtcagcggcactgggaatctgtgtctctttttgttgcgtcaacttgctgtgtcagctcttcttgtgtgtggcgccactcctggacaggctgtgctttttcacatggggcagctctccttgcggggtgcactccttgcacgtaggactcccctacacggggaacacccctatgtggcactgtactccttgcattcatcagcactgtgtgtgggccagctcaccacatgggtcaggaggccctgggtttgaaccttggacctcccatgtggtaggcaggtgctctatcagttgagccacatctgcttccccaaactgTGTTTTAATAAGCCTTCCAGGTGATTGTGATGCATGAAACTGTTAACAGGGAGGAGAAATAGGAGATGAGGGACAGGAAGGAGGGGAGAGTCTCTTTTCACTTTGGAAtgttgggacttttttttttctttaccaagCAAGTGTATCACCTGTTttgaataaaatcttaaaaagtaaaacaaaatttgcCACTCTGATCCAAAATCAATAAGCTCAGTGCTtctggaaaacaaaaaaagaatttggttTACAACACAAttcttaaagagaaaaacaaccacCTATTTTAGACCAAGATTTAAGTGCAAAGATGCAGTATATCTATAAATGACCATGTATGGCTTGGCAAAGCAGAGCCTAAGTTTGGTGAAAATGAACTATGTGAAGAAGGAAAACCTTCAAACTTTTCATTAGAATGAGGCAGATTACCACTATACAGAGTAACAAAAATTTAGAACCCAGaataaagacaaagacaaagagaaaaattgaactttttttttttttttaaaaaaagcacaaaaatccTACATACTAAAATTATACACATCAAGTATTGGTCCAATCTTATATCAATCTATTTACAATTAAACAGCACCATGGTTTTCTCACCTAGGTTAGTTAAACATGCCCAGAGAATTGTTATTCAAAGTAtatattcctttaaaataaaataaactcttaAGAGAGCTCAAACCATCAACAAACAACTATAGACTACTGATGACATCACTAAATATACTTAAGAAAAATAGGTGTgaacatatttttcttaaaagtgTTGACAAATTTTGAGAGATGTTGATATTCAATGTGGCACACAAACGAACAAATTTTCTGACGACAGGGGTATTATCCTGAAATAACTTCATACCTCCATTTCCAAATATAAAGTTCTCCTTTGGAATTAATGCTGCTGTTTTCTCTTGAATTCAGCAAACCCAAATCAGATATAGCCACAATCTTAAAAATGATTGCATAAAAAAAGGAGTAAAGCGCTTAGAAAACATAAGTTACAATTATAGATATGACATCTAATCAGGCTATAGGAAATTTAATACCATTTAAAACATGACATTTAAACTAATTAGCAGATTCATTTGCCATCACAATTAATAATGATGCTTCACATCCAAAcaggtgtggtagtttgatatttcCCATCTGAgaagtgccttcttgcctccactcTTCCATCTCATGGATTGTCAGGGGTGCAAGGATCATGTGTTAGCCCCCTGTTCACTTATGGAGCCAACTTCTAAAATCTTGAAATTCATATAATCCTTGGAAGCTTTACTACAGTCAGTAGAGAAGAATCAGGTTATTTCACAGGGGTTTTCAGTCCCCAATCTACTTTACCTCTTCCACCATGAGAAGAGATAACAGTGAACAGGAAAGCACTAAGGCATAAAGTAATGCTTCATCATTTGGTCTCACTGCTGATGTTTAAGTAACATCAGTACACTTTTCACATTTGTAAATTTTAAGTTGAAATGTTCTCTAAAAGACCAAAATCAGGCACAATTCGCCCATGCACATATAGAATGGGTTTTCCTTACATCCTTCCTGCAATTTCAGAAAGAAGAGTTCAATACTTTAGTACTCCGCAGTGGGAATAGCTGTACTAGATTCACTGTGTTTCCTGGCCCAGGACCTATGCATCTGGGGGCAGTTAGTTATGAAAACTTCCAAGCAGTGTAGGAAGATCAATGAAGGCATTAAATAGTAGTGACCTTCCAACCCTAGATATGAAAACAGCTTTGTTACATAGACATTTCAAAATACCTATGCAACAAGAGAATAAGAGATGTTTCAACTGAGTGTCAACTGACATTCAAAGATCTGACTGCACTAAATTATTGCCTAGTGTTCCAGAAGGATACCTGCCACCAATATGATGGAAGGCGTCAATATTTAGTGTGACTGTAAATAAGGAGCTCAACATATAGGGATGGGGAAAGCAACAGTGAAACACAATATGCCAGTCTCTATTCCTTTATGGCTAAGTATCAATGGAGCAAATAATTAAAACCAGAATAGAAGCAAACCTTAAATACTGCCCTTttggttttcataaaaataaaaaaaaaaaagcttaagttTTGTAACTGTCATTGATCATTTCCATAAATTGAATAATTtgacttattaaaaaaaattctattttcgaATAGTGCCAGGTGCTGTTCTTCATGGATACAATGTTCCATTTACAGATCCAAATCATTTAATTACAGCTATTATATAATTATTGggtgttttaaaataaatgattatcTATTTCTTAACTACCTCTCAAATTAGAAATTGTAATTACATGAGTCTCAAAGGCTGGCTCTTtgtgttttattaattatttttgttgGTCTCCATCACAGATGGAATTTTTCACTGGTCATTCCTCAGAACTAAATCCATTCACAGGGAATTCGGAGCAGTGAAAATAAATTTCACGTGGTAGAATaggaaacaacaacaataaaagggagcgggggtggggggggcgttGTGGGACCAGACGATAGGGATCAGTTCAGTTCTCAACTGGTGTTGGGTTTTGCAAAGGTTGGCTCACTATAACCTGTACAACATAGTCCTTTGGGATCTTCAGctcttccaacttcattttgTCAGTGAGAGGCCTGCCAGAAAAGAACCAACGCTGACTACTCGGTTCCACTCCTTCTGCTGTGTGCAACCGCCTCTTCATGTGATATACCGTGTCTGTACTACGGACCACAAGTTTGAGGTCTTTGCCTGTGGAAAGGCGCAAACGGAGCTGACATTCATATCCAGAATTGGGTGGTGGCTCAGGAATATCCAGAGTCTCTATGTCGCTCTTTTCTTCTATCATGTTGATTGGTGGCGCCAAGCAATAGACTGGAAGCTGATATCTGTTTCCCAGTTCATCATAGCACTCTGTAAGTGCACcttcaaaaaggaaaagacaggagtaAGAGTTTAAATGAATGCATTGTTTATACCTTCCAAAATGCGTAAGCTCCTCTTCCTAGCCTGTCACTgtagggaaaaaaatataaattgagTAATGCAAATCACTGTCTTCTGACCACCAATGATGTCATCGAGGTCCAGTCCCAATTATTTGAATGCTTatctaatttaaaattaattcttaCCCCTACCTCATCTAAGTCATTTCATACTTaattcacatttttattattccaaagaAGTAAAAGCACAAAATTcaaatttacaaatattaatgCTTAGACCAAATTAAGGGCAAATTCAAATTGTATTGCtgtatctttctttttatttcctaaagatttattttttatttatttctctccccttcccccattgtcagcgctctgtgtccattcactgtgtgttcttctgtgtctgcttgcattcttgtcagcagcactgggaatatgtgtctctttttgttgcatcacctttctgcattagctctgtgtgtgtgtggcaccactcctgggcaggccgtgcttttttcacatggggtagctctccctacagggtgcttgcactccttgcacgtggggctcccctatgtgggaaaacccctgcgtggcgtggcactccttgagcacatcagcactgagcgtggaccagctcaccacacgggtcaggaggcctggggtttgaaccctggacctcccatgtggtaggcggaagctctatcatttgagccaaatctgcttccctgccatatCTAAGAAATgaatcagttatttttaaaaaagaccaaaaagaaagaaaaagaaaaaaaaaaagatcccagaGCCTAATTCATCACAATAATGTGATGCTGGGACATCCTAAATTGAAGTACTTTGGCCAGAAGTTCTTAGTCCAAAGAGGCCACACAACAAGAGAAGCgcccatattttaatatttttggaaaaggtggcttgtttttaatttaatatgaAGTTTTCTGGCTTGTCTCTTTTATTCAATTAACTACTGCCTGAATTATAAATATGCTATAGTTTTAAACTAAAAACTAAATTGGAGGAAAATCCAGATCATgaagttaaataatttcattttaaagtcAGTTTCAAGAGTTACCTTCTCACCAAATTAATTATCTGGGATCATAAAGTatcaacaaaaataatttttgctaTTACTAAATGTTACTCCAAAATTACCTATTCTGAGCAGACTGGGTCCTCTGAAGCCCAGACCCTTTTGAATAATATACTCCCAATACTCCACCATTTAATGGCCCCAAATCTCTTTACTAAAGACAAAACTGCTCTGTAGTTTCTGTAGTGATCTCTATTTCATCCTTTTTAGCACTTCATAAGAATCACTAGAAAATAATTCTTACATTCTACAAAGTCGCTGTATAAACATTTATTAGCACCTCAAAGGGCAGGGCATTTGGCATTAAGGAGCAAAGGctagatggtggctgagtgagcttgccttgccgtctctcctgggaagaggcagctgggcaccgctggaggttctccgggaccaggctttttcaggattttttcagggcaggaagtgtctggacattgatttggtgggaaggtaatggaaaggactggtctataagatataaattgggacttttcaggagggggaggcaagatggcggctgagtgaacttcccggttactagctcctggggggaattggctgggaggcgtcggagactctttgggaccggctgtttcgggatttttcctggtccggaggtgtctggacatcgatttggagggaaggtaacagagaggatccatctgtgaaatatacacggagatcccagctacgtgtggaggattccctccttggctaggcggagccgaggcagctagcaccgcgcggagccccggcgggcggcggccagggtagccgagtccggccgagcccggctgagccgcggcgggcggggggggcggagcccggctgagctcagcCGAGACCAGCCGCGCCGCGctgcgagcgggagagccgagccgcgctgcgccgcgccaggcggagggcgggaaagccgagcccggccgagcccagccgaggccagccgagccgcggcggacgggggaccggagcccagctgagcccagccgagcctggcggcggggtttctgttctttggtattttttgttgttgttgttgttgttcttttttttttttttttttcaatcctctctttcttgtccccaatattcttcttatactattttaccttaacaatacaataggtcctacaggaaatacctcacatttgctgggtttcttcaccatccactgcctcatttctctgtgaatagatttagcctatctacactatcccttttcccctacaacttgatatcctccaccatctgctatctctcctatattccatctccctttctttgatccacaaagtgtctaactcttaatttctaatacctttgtttagttttccatctggtattcgtccctgaaa
Protein-coding sequences here:
- the UBTD2 gene encoding ubiquitin domain-containing protein 2, whose amino-acid sequence is MGGCVGAQHDSSGSLNENSEGTGVALGRNQPLKKEKPKWKSDYPMTDGQLRSKRDEFWDTAPAFEGRKEIWDALKAAAHAFESNDHELAQAIIDGANITLPHGALTECYDELGNRYQLPVYCLAPPINMIEEKSDIETLDIPEPPPNSGYECQLRLRLSTGKDLKLVVRSTDTVYHMKRRLHTAEGVEPSSQRWFFSGRPLTDKMKLEELKIPKDYVVQVIVSQPLQNPTPVEN